In one Vicugna pacos chromosome 22, VicPac4, whole genome shotgun sequence genomic region, the following are encoded:
- the PRR22 gene encoding proline-rich protein 22 isoform X1 yields MGPRACLALWNACLWLPCFPRLPLPTPPHSRNLTSGRAAVWNPLPGVTGQTELRRTLSLFSGWASCAPTCCPPGPPMQRPKPFYTPVAPQDGFSPQGLDGTERLGSQPPPACTEPLPAVGSSNLYHPPSPEKEVFPAPPADMPHGVGRHSPIPRRIPQLPLSGPSSLAAGFQMAPCGCFFDPRIYRIEWATTDFGQSSLYKLAAVGSGGLAGGAASPGTYLLEPQHYLKAPVPPPLHPPYPLYQPPPGGPQYLLPYFPPEGPGPEALGFVGEGGPPAFTELPPPPLKESKLPPLLLTLPTEATLPHGTYGHLKGRLSQLHGPGEPLAFTAKELSPGTGPGQLYPPGPAETRAAEAEDAPLGAGEARIPEAAQAFVLPEKVLLEDAMKLFDCLPGGAEPEGTPYKAPGPALPDSGGGGDDSSGDIRSLHLPEELLSFDYSVPEILDTVSNVDYFFNFKALDEEPPPRLGPPPTNPVALAPRAELPSKRKASSSTTKKGRQGSKGKQAAGPASAAPSGPRQDLGATPH; encoded by the exons ATGGGGCCCAGGGCCTGCCTTGCTCTTTGGAATGCCTGTCTCTGGCTGCCTTGCTTTCCCCGactgcccctgcccacccctcctcaCTCTCGGAACCTGACCAGTGGGCGGGCCGCGGTGTGGAACCCGCTGCCCGGAGTAACCGGACAAACAGAACTCCGTAGGACTCTGAGCCTGTTCTCCGGGTGGGCCTCCTGTGCTCCCACCTGCTGCCCTCCTGGCCCACCCATGCAGCGCCCCAAACCCTTCTACACACCTGTAGCTCCCCAAGACGGCTTCAGTCCCCAGGGCCTGGATGGTACCGAGCGGCTGGGCAGCCAGCCCCCCCCTGCCTGCACAGAACCTCTTCCCGCTGTAG GTTCCTCCAACCTGTACCACCCCCCAAGCCCAGAGAAAGAGGTGTTTCCAGCCCCTCCAGCAG ACATGCCCCACGGTGTGGGCCGCCACTCCCCCATCCCCAGGCGGATCCCACAACTGCCCCTCTCAGGGCCGTCCTCCCTGGCCGCAGGTTTCCAGATGGCGCCCTGCGGGTGCTTCTTTGATCCCCGCATCTACCGAATCGAGTGGGCCACCACTGACTTCGGCCAGTCGTCCCTGTACAAGCTGGCAGCTGTGGGCAGCGGGGGGCTGGCGGGGGGCGCCGCCTCGCCAGGCACTTACCTCCTGGAACCCCAGCATTACCTCAAGGCCCCGGTGCCACCCCCGCTGCATCCGCCGTACCCCCTCTACCAGCCACCCCCCGGGGGCCCCCAGTACCTCCTGCCCTACTTCCCACCCGAGGGACCTGGGCCCGAGGCACTGGGCTTCGTCGGGGAAGGGGGGCCCCCGGCCTTCACAGAGCTGCCCCCGCCGCCCCTCAAGGAGAGCAAGCTGCCGCCACTGCTCCTCACGCTGCCGACCGAGGCCACGCTGCCCCACGGCACCTACGGCCACCTCAAGGGCCGCCTGAGCCAGCTGCATGGGCCTGGTGAGCCCCTGGCCTTCACCGCCAAGGAGCTGTCCCCTGGGACTGGGCCCGGCCAGCTGTACCCGCCGGGCCCTGCTGAGACCAGGGCGGCCGAGGCCGAGGACGCCCCGCTAGGGGCAGGCGAGGCCCGGATCCCCGAGGCAGCCCAGGCCTTTGTGCTGCCTGAGAAGGTGCTGCTGGAGGACGCCATGAAGCTGTTCGACTGCCTGCCGGGCGGCGCCGAGCCCGAGGGGACCCCGTACAAGGCCCCCGGGCCCGCCCTGCCCGACAGCGGGGGTGGCGGGGATGACTCCTCCGGCGACATCCGCTCGCTGCACCTGCCGGAAGAGCTGCTGTCCTTTGACTATAGCGTGCCCGAGATCCTGGACACCGTGTCCAACGTGGACTACTTTTTCAACTTCAAGGCGCTGGACGAGGAGCCGCCGCCCCGCCTGGGGCCCCCCCCCACCAATCCCGTGGCCCTGGCGCCACGGGCCGAGCTGCCCAGCAAGAGGAAGGCCAGCAGCTCGACCACCAAGAAGGGGAGGCAGGGCAGCAAGGGCAAGCAGGCTGCGGGCCCGGCCAGCGCCGCCCCCTCAGGGCCCAGGCAGGACCTGGGAGCCACTCCCCATTAA
- the PRR22 gene encoding proline-rich protein 22 isoform X2: MGPRACLALWNACLWLPCFPRLPLPTPPHSRNLTSGRAAVWNPLPGVTGQTELRRTLSLFSGWASCAPTCCPPGPPMQRPKPFYTPVAPQDGFSPQGLDGTERLGSQPPPACTEPLPAVGSSNLYHPPSPEKEVFPAPPAGFQMAPCGCFFDPRIYRIEWATTDFGQSSLYKLAAVGSGGLAGGAASPGTYLLEPQHYLKAPVPPPLHPPYPLYQPPPGGPQYLLPYFPPEGPGPEALGFVGEGGPPAFTELPPPPLKESKLPPLLLTLPTEATLPHGTYGHLKGRLSQLHGPGEPLAFTAKELSPGTGPGQLYPPGPAETRAAEAEDAPLGAGEARIPEAAQAFVLPEKVLLEDAMKLFDCLPGGAEPEGTPYKAPGPALPDSGGGGDDSSGDIRSLHLPEELLSFDYSVPEILDTVSNVDYFFNFKALDEEPPPRLGPPPTNPVALAPRAELPSKRKASSSTTKKGRQGSKGKQAAGPASAAPSGPRQDLGATPH, translated from the exons ATGGGGCCCAGGGCCTGCCTTGCTCTTTGGAATGCCTGTCTCTGGCTGCCTTGCTTTCCCCGactgcccctgcccacccctcctcaCTCTCGGAACCTGACCAGTGGGCGGGCCGCGGTGTGGAACCCGCTGCCCGGAGTAACCGGACAAACAGAACTCCGTAGGACTCTGAGCCTGTTCTCCGGGTGGGCCTCCTGTGCTCCCACCTGCTGCCCTCCTGGCCCACCCATGCAGCGCCCCAAACCCTTCTACACACCTGTAGCTCCCCAAGACGGCTTCAGTCCCCAGGGCCTGGATGGTACCGAGCGGCTGGGCAGCCAGCCCCCCCCTGCCTGCACAGAACCTCTTCCCGCTGTAG GTTCCTCCAACCTGTACCACCCCCCAAGCCCAGAGAAAGAGGTGTTTCCAGCCCCTCCAGCAG GTTTCCAGATGGCGCCCTGCGGGTGCTTCTTTGATCCCCGCATCTACCGAATCGAGTGGGCCACCACTGACTTCGGCCAGTCGTCCCTGTACAAGCTGGCAGCTGTGGGCAGCGGGGGGCTGGCGGGGGGCGCCGCCTCGCCAGGCACTTACCTCCTGGAACCCCAGCATTACCTCAAGGCCCCGGTGCCACCCCCGCTGCATCCGCCGTACCCCCTCTACCAGCCACCCCCCGGGGGCCCCCAGTACCTCCTGCCCTACTTCCCACCCGAGGGACCTGGGCCCGAGGCACTGGGCTTCGTCGGGGAAGGGGGGCCCCCGGCCTTCACAGAGCTGCCCCCGCCGCCCCTCAAGGAGAGCAAGCTGCCGCCACTGCTCCTCACGCTGCCGACCGAGGCCACGCTGCCCCACGGCACCTACGGCCACCTCAAGGGCCGCCTGAGCCAGCTGCATGGGCCTGGTGAGCCCCTGGCCTTCACCGCCAAGGAGCTGTCCCCTGGGACTGGGCCCGGCCAGCTGTACCCGCCGGGCCCTGCTGAGACCAGGGCGGCCGAGGCCGAGGACGCCCCGCTAGGGGCAGGCGAGGCCCGGATCCCCGAGGCAGCCCAGGCCTTTGTGCTGCCTGAGAAGGTGCTGCTGGAGGACGCCATGAAGCTGTTCGACTGCCTGCCGGGCGGCGCCGAGCCCGAGGGGACCCCGTACAAGGCCCCCGGGCCCGCCCTGCCCGACAGCGGGGGTGGCGGGGATGACTCCTCCGGCGACATCCGCTCGCTGCACCTGCCGGAAGAGCTGCTGTCCTTTGACTATAGCGTGCCCGAGATCCTGGACACCGTGTCCAACGTGGACTACTTTTTCAACTTCAAGGCGCTGGACGAGGAGCCGCCGCCCCGCCTGGGGCCCCCCCCCACCAATCCCGTGGCCCTGGCGCCACGGGCCGAGCTGCCCAGCAAGAGGAAGGCCAGCAGCTCGACCACCAAGAAGGGGAGGCAGGGCAGCAAGGGCAAGCAGGCTGCGGGCCCGGCCAGCGCCGCCCCCTCAGGGCCCAGGCAGGACCTGGGAGCCACTCCCCATTAA